In Nicotiana tabacum cultivar K326 chromosome 19, ASM71507v2, whole genome shotgun sequence, one DNA window encodes the following:
- the LOC142173709 gene encoding uncharacterized protein LOC142173709, producing the protein MKSYADSKKSERIFEVGDGVFLKLQPYRQSSVVIKNLKLSAKFYGPYEVIRKIGQMAYELRLSANSKIHPIFHVSQLNKKVGDKVFAIKDPPFCTDGSQIRVELLMILDRRMVKRENRPVTQLLVQ; encoded by the coding sequence ATGAAGTCATATGCTGATTCAAAAAAAAGTGAGCGAATCTTCGAAGTCGGGGATGGGGTGTTCCTAAAGTTGCAGCCTTATCGTCAATCATCAGTGGTCATAAAGAACCTGAAGCTATCCGCCAAATTCTATGGTCCATATGAAGTAATCAGAAAGATTGGACAAATGGCGTATGAGCTTCGTTTATCAGCCAACTCAAAAATTCATCCCATTTTCCATGTCTCTCAGCTAAATAAGAAAGTTGGAGATAAAGTATTTGCAATTAAAGATCCCCCTTTTTGTACTGACGGCAGTCAGATTAGGGTGGAGCTCTTAATGATCCTAGATAGAAGGATGGTTAAAAGAGAAAATCGTCCAGTAACACAACTGCTCGTGCAATGA